DNA from Mycolicibacterium alvei:
CCGCGAGCAGCGGTGCGTTTCGTCGCGCCTTGGTCGTGAGGCCGTCGTCGGGAACGGTCAGCGGCTGTCCCTGTGGCATGGGCGATCCTTCCTGCGCAGAGTCTCGGGCCGGGCTAGGCGGCGGTCTGGTGCTGCACGAGCCGGGTCAGTTCGGCTGCGCGTAGCTGCTCGAGCCGGACTGCTGGTGAACCCAGCTGTTCGGCCAGTTGTCCGGCCAATCCCAGTCGCACAAACGATGTTTCACAATCGACCACCACGGCGGCGGCACCCTCGGCCACCAACGCGGCCGCCGCCTGTCTGGTCCGGCCCAGCGGATCGGGGCCCCCGGTGGCGCGGCCGTCGGTGAGCACCACCACCAGGCTGCGCCGGGCGCGGTCGCGGGCCTTCTCCCGGATCACCAGATCGCGGGCGGCCAGCAGGCCCTGGGCCAGCGGGGTCTTGCCCCCGGTGTCGAACCGGGCCAGCCGGCGGCTCGCGATGTGTACCGAGGTGGTGGGCGGGAGCAGCACCCGCGCGTCCTGTTGGCGGAACGTGATCACCGCGACCTTGTCCCGACGTTGATAGGCGTCGCGCAGCAGTGACAGTGCCGCGCCGGTGACCGCCGACATGCGGTCGCGGGCGGCCATCGATCCGGAGGCGTCGACGACGAAGATCACCAGATTGCCTTCGCGGCCTTCGCGTACCGCACGCCGGATGTCTTCGGGACGGGGGCGCGGCAGACCCGCACCCGGTTGACGGCCTGCGGTGGCGAGCAGTGTGGCGAACATGTGCAGCCCATGCCCGACGCCGGGTTCGGCGGTGGCCGCGATCGGGGTACCGGTCCGGTTGCGCGCGCGCGAACGGCGGCCTGGCGCACCCTCGCCGACCCCGGGAACCACGAGTGCCTTGGTCCGGAACACCGCCGACGGCGGGGCGCTGGGTCGGGTCGACGGTTGCTTCGAATTACCCTGCGGCGCGGTACCTTCCGAGCCGGCATCGGCGCCGCCACCCGGCGGGTCGAAGTCGGGGTCGAAGTCCGGCCCTGGCGGCTCGCTGTCCTGTCGGGCCTGCGCGGCCGACTCCCCCGCCTGTTGCATCGCCTCTTCGAGGCGTTCGGGGTCCAGGCCCGGATCATCGAACGGATCACGACGACGACGGTGCGGCAAGGCCAGTTCGGCGGCCACCCGGATGTCATCTTCGGCGACCGTGGTGGCGCCGCGCCAGGCGGCATGGGCGACGGCGGTGCGCGCCACCACCAGATCGGCGCGCATTCCGTCGACGTCGAACGCCGCGCACAGCGCCGCGATACGCCGTAATTCGATGTCGGGCAGGACCACCGAGCCGATCGCGGCCCGGGCTGCGGTGATCCGGTCGGCCAGTTCGGCGTCGGCGGCCGCATAGCGATCGACGAAAGCCCGCGCGTCGGCCTCGAACGCCATCCGGGCGCGGATCACCTCGACGCGGACATCGACGTCGCGTGAGGCGGCGACGTCCACGGTCAGCCCGAATCGGTCCAGCAGCTGGGGCCGCAGCTCGCCCTCCTCGGGGTTCATGGTGCCGATCAGAACGAACCGGGACTCGTGTGAGTGCGAAATCCCTTCCCGCTCAATATGAACCCGACCCATGGCAGCTGCGTCGAGCAGCACGTCGACCAGGTGGTCGTGCAGCAGGTTGACCTCGTCGACGTAGAGGACGCCGCCGTGAGCGCGGGCCAGCAGACCCGGCGAGAAAGCGTGTTCGCCGTCACGGAGCACCTTCTGCAGGTCCAGCGATCCGACCACCCGGTCCTCGGTCGCGCCGATCGGCAGTTCCACCAGTCGGGCCTCGTCGTCGACCGCGGACAGCACTGTGGCCAGTCCGCGGACCGCAGTGGATTTCGCGGTCCCCTTCTCACCGCGGATCAGCACACCGCCGATCTCGGGGTGAACCGCGCACAGCAGCAGCGCCAGGCGCAACCGGTCCTGCCCCACCAGTGCGCTGAAGGGATAGGTGTGGGTCTCCGCCGTCATCAGGAGGACTCGCTCTCGCCGCGGGGCCCGGGACGTGCCATCGGCACGTGCGGAATCCCATCATCAAGGAATTCGTCGCCGTCGCGGACGAATC
Protein-coding regions in this window:
- a CDS encoding magnesium chelatase subunit D family protein; amino-acid sequence: MTAETHTYPFSALVGQDRLRLALLLCAVHPEIGGVLIRGEKGTAKSTAVRGLATVLSAVDDEARLVELPIGATEDRVVGSLDLQKVLRDGEHAFSPGLLARAHGGVLYVDEVNLLHDHLVDVLLDAAAMGRVHIEREGISHSHESRFVLIGTMNPEEGELRPQLLDRFGLTVDVAASRDVDVRVEVIRARMAFEADARAFVDRYAAADAELADRITAARAAIGSVVLPDIELRRIAALCAAFDVDGMRADLVVARTAVAHAAWRGATTVAEDDIRVAAELALPHRRRRDPFDDPGLDPERLEEAMQQAGESAAQARQDSEPPGPDFDPDFDPPGGGADAGSEGTAPQGNSKQPSTRPSAPPSAVFRTKALVVPGVGEGAPGRRSRARNRTGTPIAATAEPGVGHGLHMFATLLATAGRQPGAGLPRPRPEDIRRAVREGREGNLVIFVVDASGSMAARDRMSAVTGAALSLLRDAYQRRDKVAVITFRQQDARVLLPPTTSVHIASRRLARFDTGGKTPLAQGLLAARDLVIREKARDRARRSLVVVLTDGRATGGPDPLGRTRQAAAALVAEGAAAVVVDCETSFVRLGLAGQLAEQLGSPAVRLEQLRAAELTRLVQHQTAA